GCTTCATCTTCCAACAATGCGTCACCTTCCGCCCAACCCAAGATTCTTCACGCTCAATGCGCTGGAGTTCGATCCAGATCCATCAGCGCCTGCACCGACCGCCTGGTACGAGTTCCTGCATCAGTTGTTTGAAGATGATATGGAGTCGCTCGACCTATTACAGGAATGGTTCGGGTACTGCCTGACCGCAGACACATCCCAACAGAAGATGCTGCTCATGGTGGGACCAAGACGGAGCGGCAAGGGAACCATCGGTCGTGTGTTGACCCGCCTCATTGGCCAAGGCAACGTGAGCGGCCCGACTACTTCCAGTCTAGCCGGTGCGTTCGGACTGCAGCCGCTGATCGGCAAGTCTCTGGCCATCGTCAGCGATGCCCGGTTTCACGGCGACAACATCGCCACGGTCGTGGAACGCCTGCTCTGCATTTCAGGAGAGGATGCTCTCACCGTCGATCGGAAGTTTATGGGCAGCCTTACGCTGAAATTGCGGACGCGGTTCATGTTTTTGACCAACGAGTTTCCGCGGCTAAGTGATTCCAGCGGAGCGTTAGCGGGACGATTCATGATCCTACGGTTCACGCGCACTTTTTATGGCCAGGAAGACGCGGGTTTAACCGATCGGCTCTTTGGCGAATTGCCGGGAATTCTGAACTGGGCCATTGAAGGTTGGCAGCGTCTGCGAGAGCGAGGGCATTTTATTATGCCGAGCGGGGTCGCGGATGTCGTTCAAGACATCGAGGACCTTTCGTCTCCTGTCTCCGCCTTCGTACGAGACCGTTGCGCCGTGCAGCCTGGCAACCGAATCGGCGTCAATGAACTGTATGACGACTGGAAACGTTGGTGCGAAGACGAGGGGCGAAATCTAGTGTCGACGAAACAGGTTTTTGGTCGTGATCTGTCTGCCGCTGTCCCCGGCGTCACTCGCCGTCGCGGTACCGGTCAGCAACCCTTCTATGACGGGATCACCCTGAAAGGAACCTTCTAATGTCAAACGAGAAAAGCATGGAAGTTTCGGCAAGAGTAAACAGGCATCTACTGTCGCGCACTGTCGCGACACTTCCCATTGTTATCGCGGGTGCGCGCACGCGCACACACGCACGCGTGTACGTACCTCAACTGCAATGGGAACTGTCGCGACAGTATGCAGCAGTAGCAACACCCAATGGAGGGACTGATTTCATGAACGAGAAGAATGGGCAGGCCAATGGTGGCTGGAAAAGCGTGGCAGCGAGAACGGCGATGATCGTCGACGGCGTGGTCGGTCCACTCGACGCGTTCGTCGTCTTTCTATTGCTGCTGCTGGCAGGCACGTGGATGCAACGAATCGTCAACCTCTGACGGCGCGTTCGCCAATTCGATGGAAACGATTAATCACTCTCAAGGATGGATACCAATGGCGACAGCGACACTTACCAAACCAAGATCCCAAAAAGCGAAAATGGTCCGCGAGGCGCTTCTCGAGCAATGGCGCAGGTCGAGCGACCGAGAAATCGCAACCCGTCTCGGCGTCAGCAATCGGACCGTCTCGAACCACCGGAAGCAACTCGAAGAAGAAGGTCTTATCCTGCCGCGCGGCGAAACTACACAGTCCGTCGAGGCATGCCACGTCGCGGTGTGTACTTCGGCGATCCGCCCCGCCTGGATCAACGACAAGCTTTACGATCCGGTGGACGAAAACGAGCCTTCATTCCTGGCGCTGGTCGCCAACGTTGCAGAGCTTGGGATTTTGGAACCAATCGTGGTAAGTGCCGACGGCGTTATCCTTTCGGGGCATCGGCGCCATGCGGCCGCCTGTAAACTCCAGCTCGCACGAATTCCGGTTCGCATCCGCTATGACGTCTCTTTCTTCGGCAACCACGACACGTTCATGCGACTGCTGGCGAGCTATAACCGGCAGCGCGTCAAAACAACCTCGGAGCAGTTTCGGGAAGAACTGGCCCTAGCCTCCAACGACGCCTATATCCGGGTTCGGCGGTTTCGGAAAGACTCGGCCTACGTCGATATCAGCGAGACGATTCCGCTGCGAATCCGAAAACCGCGTTCGGTGATCACACAAAAGCTGGAGTTACGCAACGCCATCGTTCGCACCGTTCTGGATGAGAACCCCAACTGGCCGATTAGCGACCGGTTCATTTTCTACAGACTCCTCAATATCGAAGGTTTGGTGCGCAACGACCTGACCCGGACGCCGTTTGTGAACAACAACGCCTGCTACAACGACACGACCGATATGGTGACGCGGCTGCGTCTGGACGGCTCGATTCCATTTGAAGCGGTTGGGGACGAGACGCGGCCCGTTGTTATCTGGGACATGCATCGCTGCGTGGGCGATTTTGTGCGTCGGGAGTGCGAAGAGTTTCTCGACAAATACAACCGTGATCTCCAACAAAGCCAGCCCAACTGGGTGGAACTTCTCGTCGAGAAAAACACGGTGGCAAGCCAACTACGGAACCTAGCCGCTGGGTATGGACTACCGATGACGAGCGGACGCGGCTACTCATCGCTTCCGCCCCGCAAAGCAATGGTCGACCGATATCGAGAGAGTGGTCGCGAGAGCTTGGTGGTAATCGTGATCAGCGACTTCGATCCCGAGGGTGAAGATATCCCCTGCAGCTTTGGCGTGTCGCTTAGGGACGATTTTGGCATCACCGAAGATCGGCTGCATATCGTGAAGGCGGCGCTGACCAGCGAACAGGTTCATTCTCTGGATTTGCACGAAGGGCAGCTCTCCAAGGAAACTTCGTCGCGCTACGAGCGATTCGTACGGCTCCATGGCAATCGCGCCTGGGAACTTGAGTCGCTCCCATCCGAGCAACTGCGGGAGATTGTCGAGGTTTCGATTCGCAGTGTGATAGACCTGGACGCCTTCGAGGCCGAGGTCGAACGGGAGAAAGCAGAGCAGCTGGAGTTGGCGGAGAAACGTCAAAACCTTCGCCGGATGTTAATCAATCAGGACAAGGAGTAACCCATGAAACGAACGGATTCCCAAACGCCAGTCACCCAACTTATTAACTGGTACTCGCAAGGTGACTCTCAAATGGTGGAGGTCAATGGTGTGCGCATTGTCGTACGACTCGTTGGTAGAAAAGGCCGCCGTGCACGGATCGCGATCTCTGCGCCTTCGACAGCAAAATTTTCAGCAGCTTCTAACGAATCGGACACGTTTCCGATAGTGACTCGTTAGCGTAATCGGTTAGAATGAAGACATCTTCAGTGGCAAGAGATTTCTGGTTCTCTTGCCCGCCGCTCGCCTTGAGCCGCACTCCGTATCTCGGAGCTTCCAGCACGAACCCTCGTGTAGTGGTGAGCTCTGTCTCATGAAGATCGAACAGTGGAATATTTCGGATGTCACGCAATATCCCAACAATCCGCGAGTCAATGATGGCGCCGTGGATGCAGTTGCAAAGAGCTTGCAGGAGTTTGGGTTTCGTCAGCCGATCGTGGTCGATGAGCAAGGTGTGATTGTCGTTGGTCACACCAGATTCAAGGCCGCACAGAAGCTGGGTTATGAAACGGTGCCGATCCACGTCGCCACGGGTATGACGCCGGAGCAGATCAAGGCGTATCGTATCGCCGACAATCAAACGGCGTCTCTTGCGGAATGGGACAATGATCTGCTGCCGATCGAACTCGGCGCTTTACAGGACGCCAACTACGACCTCGGGCTCTTGGGTTTCAACCAGGACGAACTGGCCAAGTTGCTGGGCGGCGATCTACAGGAAGGCTTGAACGATCCTGACGACGTGCCGGAACCGCCCGACGAGCCAATCACGCAGCCCGGCGACCTGTGGATTCTCGGTGATCATCGGCTGCTGTGTGGTGACAGCAGTAAACCAGATGACGTCGACCGACTCCTCGATGGCGCGGTGATCCATCTGGTGAATTCCGATCCGCCGTATAATGTGCGGGTCGAGCCGCGGTCGAATAACGCCATCGCCGCAGGCAACAGTAGCTTCGCCAATCCGAACAAGCACCATCCCGAGAAGGCCAATCCAACTCGCAGGAAGATGCGTGCCAAGGACCGACCGCTGGCCAATGACTTCGTGACCGATGAAGCGTTCGATGAACTGTTGGCGGCGTGGTTCGGCAACATGGCCCGCGCGCTCGCACCAGGACGTGGTTTCTATATCTGGGGCGGGTATGCCAACTGTGGGAATTACCCTCCGGTGCTTAAAACGATGGGCCTCTACTTCTCGCAGGCGATCATCTGGGTGAAAGAACATCCAGTTCTCACGCGGAAGGACTTCATGGGCAACCACGAGTGGTGTTTCTATGGCTGGCGGGAAGGCGCCGCGCATGTTTACCTCGGCCCCCACAATGCCGTCGACGTCTGGTCGGTGAAGAAGGTGAATCCGCAGTCAATGGTGCACTTAACAGAAAAGCCTGTTGAGTTGGCCGTGCGGGCGATTCAGTACTCGTCGCGAGAAGGTGAGAACGTCCTCGACCTGTTCGGCGGAAGCGGCTCGACCTTGATCGCCTGTGAACAGACTGGTCGCAAGGCGTTTCTGATGGAACTGGATCCACCGTATTGCGATGTGATCGTGGAGCGGTGGGAACAGTTCACGGGGCGAAAAGCGGAATGTCTACGTGGAGCCGCTTCATCAACTTCAGAAACTGACGTTCGGGAAGAGTCCCTGGATTCTGAGTGCCTGGAATCTTCTGAAACGCTTTCATGAGATCCTCATCACTGACGACCGGCGCGCCCAGCTTACGTCGCAGAATAACTTATGACACACCACAAAGACACGGTACTTCGAGGCTCGCGATCGATACTGGGCGTCCCAGCGACGGATCAGCTTGGCGTCGTCGAGCACCTTTCGGTCGACGTGGCGTTGGTGACTTTGATCGAGCGGTTTGTGGGAGTTACCGGGAACCATACAGTTGCTCGGAAGAGGCAATCGTTTGCGTTGATACCACTTTGCAGCATTTGTGTGACTTTCGAGAACGACATCCACCTTAAGCACGGCCGTCAATCGCCGATGAGACACCTTCGTTCCGAAACGAGACTTCATCGTCAGGTAGCCAATAGTGTCGCCCACCTCCAGCCTCGGCGCAAACTTCCCGGCTCGGCAAAGACAGCTAATACCAGGGCGTTTATGTTCCAGATCTGGTTCGCGCCGGATGGAACCGTCAATGAACGGAGGAATGTCGTATTCCAAACTGGCTCGACGGCCAAGGGGAAACGAAACCAATGGCGTATACGAATTGAGATAGAAGTTCGACATCGCAAGTCTCGATTCACCCGTCAACGACCGCCATGCCGCTCTTGGCGCCATGGACTTTCCAAAGAGCCGAACTTTGGCAGTCGTACGGAGCCCCCCTATCTTGCCCTACAGAATTCGCCCCAACAAGCTCTTCTTCATGGCGTCGATCGCTTCACAGGCAATCAGATGCTCTTCGATGAGTGCGTGGCCATTCGTAACGCCAACCGGGATGTCAGCGATCTCGAGTGTTTCCGCCAGGGTTCGAAGGCCTTCGATGGCTTTGTAGTACGCTTCGCGAATCTCCTGAGCTTGGTGCGGGTCCATCGCGCGGAAGGCGTCGCGAAGTTTGGTTTCGTGGTTGTGGGGCATTTTCGTCGCTCCGTGGTTGGTTCGTGGCATCCGACTTGGGATATGACACAGGAGCCATGGAATCGTGGAAACATCAAGCACCGTCGCGATGGATTCAGCAGCTTTCTTTCGGTGGGCG
The nucleotide sequence above comes from Blastopirellula sp. J2-11. Encoded proteins:
- a CDS encoding DNA modification methylase, with product MKIEQWNISDVTQYPNNPRVNDGAVDAVAKSLQEFGFRQPIVVDEQGVIVVGHTRFKAAQKLGYETVPIHVATGMTPEQIKAYRIADNQTASLAEWDNDLLPIELGALQDANYDLGLLGFNQDELAKLLGGDLQEGLNDPDDVPEPPDEPITQPGDLWILGDHRLLCGDSSKPDDVDRLLDGAVIHLVNSDPPYNVRVEPRSNNAIAAGNSSFANPNKHHPEKANPTRRKMRAKDRPLANDFVTDEAFDELLAAWFGNMARALAPGRGFYIWGGYANCGNYPPVLKTMGLYFSQAIIWVKEHPVLTRKDFMGNHEWCFYGWREGAAHVYLGPHNAVDVWSVKKVNPQSMVHLTEKPVELAVRAIQYSSREGENVLDLFGGSGSTLIACEQTGRKAFLMELDPPYCDVIVERWEQFTGRKAECLRGAASSTSETDVREESLDSECLESSETLS
- a CDS encoding ParB N-terminal domain-containing protein yields the protein METINHSQGWIPMATATLTKPRSQKAKMVREALLEQWRRSSDREIATRLGVSNRTVSNHRKQLEEEGLILPRGETTQSVEACHVAVCTSAIRPAWINDKLYDPVDENEPSFLALVANVAELGILEPIVVSADGVILSGHRRHAAACKLQLARIPVRIRYDVSFFGNHDTFMRLLASYNRQRVKTTSEQFREELALASNDAYIRVRRFRKDSAYVDISETIPLRIRKPRSVITQKLELRNAIVRTVLDENPNWPISDRFIFYRLLNIEGLVRNDLTRTPFVNNNACYNDTTDMVTRLRLDGSIPFEAVGDETRPVVIWDMHRCVGDFVRRECEEFLDKYNRDLQQSQPNWVELLVEKNTVASQLRNLAAGYGLPMTSGRGYSSLPPRKAMVDRYRESGRESLVVIVISDFDPEGEDIPCSFGVSLRDDFGITEDRLHIVKAALTSEQVHSLDLHEGQLSKETSSRYERFVRLHGNRAWELESLPSEQLREIVEVSIRSVIDLDAFEAEVEREKAEQLELAEKRQNLRRMLINQDKE